In Streptomyces sp. HUAS ZL42, the DNA window TCGCTCATCCGCTGCGTCAATCTGCTGGAACGCCCCACCGCCGGCACGGTCACCGTCGCCGGGCAGGACCTCACCGCCCTCGCGGGGCGCGGTCCGCGCGCGGGCAAGGAGCTGCGGCAGGCGCGCAGCCGTATCGGCATGGTCTTCCAGCACTTCAACCTGCTGTCCTCCCGGACCGTGCAGGACAACGTCGAACTCCCGCTGGAAATCCTCGGGATATCGGGCAGGGCACGTTCCCGCAAGGCGCTCGAGCTCCTCGACCTCGTCGGCCTCGCCGGCAAGGCGAAGGCCTACCCCGCCCAGCTCTCCGGCGGCCAGAAGCAGCGCGTCGGCATAGCCCGCGCCCTCGCAGGCGACCCCAAAGTCCTGCTCTCCGACGAGGCCACCAGCGCCCTCGACCCGGAGACCACCCGCTCGATCCTGCAGCTGCTGCGCGACCTGAACCGGCAGCTGGGCCTGACCGTCCTGCTCATCACCCACGAGATGGACGTCGTGAAGTCGATCTGCGACTCGGCCGCGCTCATGGAGCAGGGCCGCATCGTCGAGTCCGGCACGATCAGCGAACTCCTCGCCACCCCGGGCTCCGAACTCGCCTCCGCCCTCTTCCCGGTGGCCGGCGCGGCCACCGACGACGACCGCACCGTCGTCGACGTCACCTTCCAGGGCGAGGCCGCCACCCAGCCCGTCATCTCGCAGCTCTCGCGCACCTACAACATCGACATATCGATCCTCGGTGCCGCCATCGACACCGTCGGCGGCCTCCAGGTCGGCCGCATGCGCATCGAACTGCCCGGCCGTTACGAGGACAACGTCGTGCCGATCGGCTCCCTGCGCGAAAAGGGCCTGCAGATCGACGTCGTGGGCGAACCCCTGCTGGTGAAGGAAGGCGCGAAGTGACCTGGACCGACTTCTCGGAGATGCAGCCCCTGCTGTCCCAGGCGTGTGGGGACACCCTCTACATGGTCGGCTGGTCCACGCTCGTCGCCGTCGCCGGCGGCCTCCCGCTCGGCATCCTCCTCGTCCTGACCGACCGCGGTGGACTCCTTCAGAACGTCTTCGCCAGCAAGGTCATCGGGCAAGTCGTGAACATCGCCCGGTCCATGCCCTTCATCATCCTGATGGTGGCCCTGATGAGCTTCACGCGCTGGGTCACCGGGACGACGATCGGCCGCGAGGCCGCGATCGTGCCGCTCGCGATCGGCGCCGTCCCGTTCTTCGCACGCCTGGTCGAGACGGCTGTCCGCGAAGTGGACGGCGGGCTCGTCGAGGCCGTCCAGTCGATGGGCGGCAACACCTGGACGGTCGTACGGAAGGTGCTCGTACCGGAGTCCCTGCCCTCCCTTGTCTCCAGCACCACGACCACGATCGTCGCGCTCATCGGCTACTCGGCGATGGCCGGCACGGTCGGCGCCGGCGGTCTCGGCGACATCGCCATCCGCTACGGCTATCAGCGCTTCGAGGCCGAACTGATGTGGATCACCGTGGCGATCCTCGCCGTCGTCATCTCGGTCATCCAGTTCGCCGGCGACTACGCGGCCCGTGCCCTGCACCGCCGCGGCGGCTCGGGTCCCGCGCCGAGGCTGCGGCTGCTGAAGACCAAAGCCGTCTGAGCGCCCCCTGAACTCCCCGTTCGCCCACCCGTCGCCCGACCACCACCCCCCGAAGACGGCGCTCCGCGCCGACACCCCTGGATTCAAGGGGTCGCACCACCCATAAGGAAAGGCACTTTTCGTGCGTAACACCGCCAAGATCACCACCGCCGTCCTCGCCGCCGGAGCCCTCACCCTCGGGCTCACCGCCTGCGGCGCGGACAAGGACTCCGGCTCGGCAGGCGCGGGCTCCACACTGACCGTCGCCGCCACGCCCACCCCTCAGGGCGAGATCCTCACGTACATCAAGGACAACCTGGCCCAGCAGGCCGGCCTCGAGCTCGAGGTCAAGGAGTTCACCGACTACGTCACCCCGAACACGGCCGTCCAGCAGGGCGAGGTCGACGCCAACTACTTCCAGCACCAGCCGTACCTGGACGACTTCAACAACAAGAACGGCACCGACATCGTGGCCGTTCCCGGCGCCACCGTGCACCTGGAGCCGCTCGGCCTGTACTCCCAGGGCGTCAAGAAGCTCGCCGACCTCAAGAAGGGCGCCACCGTCGCCCTGCCGAACGACACCACCAACGAGGCCCGGGCGCTGAAGCTCCTCGAGGCCAACGGCGTCATCGGGCTGAAGGCGGGCGTCGGATACGAAGCGACCCCCAAGGACGTGACGTCCAACCCCAGGAACCTGAAGTTCAGGGAGCTGGAGGCCGCCCAGCTGCCGCGCTCGCTCAGTGACGTCGACGCCGCCGTGATCAACGGCAACTACGCGCTGGAGGCCGACCTCAGCCCCGCCAGGGACGCCCTCGTCGCGGAGTCGGCGAACGGCAACCCGTACGCCAACTTCCTCGCCGTGAAGAAGGGCAACGAGGACGACCCGCGTGTGCAGAAGCTGGCGAAGCTGCTCACCTCGCCCGAGGTGAAGAAGTTCATCGAGGACAAGTACGACGGCGCCGTCGTCCCGGCGTTCTGACGATCGGCCTCGGCCGAACGTATACGGCGTATCGCCACGCACCGGGTCCACTTCCTCACCGGGAGTGGACCCCGTCGTGCGGTTCAGTGCTTTCATGCTGCATGCTGGGCAGTTCAGCAGGCCCTGACGGTTTCGAAGGTTACGGAGCGGCGCATGACGAGCACCTTCCCCAACATCTCCATCAGCACGGAGCGGTTGGTGCTGCGTCCCCTCGACGAGGACGACGTCACCGCCCTGGCCGAGATGATGAACGACGAGCAGGTCGTCGCCTGGACGTCGGTTCCCCAGCCCTTCACCGAGGACCACGCGCGCCGGTGTATCACCGAGTACGCACCCACCGAGCGGGCCGCCGGGCGCGGCCTCGACCTCGCCGTCACCGAGTTCCTCACCCAGCGGCTGGTCGGCCTCATCCAGCTCGGCAGCACGAGCTGGCACGTCCGTTCCACCGAACTGTCGTACGTCATCGCCCCCTGGGCGCGCGGCGAGGGCTACGCCTCCGAGGCGTCGCTGGCAACCGCCCAATGGCTGTTCACCGACCAGAAGTTCGAGCGCATCGAGCTGCGCACGGCCGCCGACAACACGGCCGCGCAGCAGGTCGCCCAGAAGATCGGCTGCATCAGCGAGGGCGTCCTGCGCAACGCCTGCATAGCGAGGACCCGTGCCGACGACGACACCTGGGCCGAGGTGCGCACGGACTTCATCGTCTGGAGCCTGCTGCCGGAGGACCTGGAGGGCGCGGGGGAGCAGCTGGCCGAGAGCAGTGGTTTCACGTCGTACACGGACTGGAACTGAACCAGCGGCAGGGCAGCCGCTACCGCGCCCGCGAGGCCCGACCAGGTACCCTCACGGAGCCCGCCCGCGGGCTGATCCCTGACGACGTGCGCAAATCTTCTGGAGACTGACGACGATGGCCGACCGGGTCACGGTGATCGGCTGGGACGGCTCGCCGCTGACCGCAGCGGCCCGCGCCGCCCTGGGAGCCGCCACGCTCGTGGCAGGCGCCGCACACCACCTGGCGCTGCCCGAGGTACCGCCCACCGCCGAGCGCATCCGGCTCGGCAGCGTCGCCCTCGCCGCCCGCCGTATCGCCGCCCACCGCGGCAGCGCGGTCGTGCTGGCAGACGGCGATCCCGGTTTCTTCGGGGTCGTACGGACCCTGCGCGCGCCCGAGTTCGGGCTCGAGATCGAAGTCGTTCCGGCCGTCTCCTCCGTCGCCGCGGCCTTCGCCCGCGCTGGAATGCCCTGGGACGACGCTCAGGTGGTCGTCGCACACCGCCGAACCCTGCGACGCGCGGTGAATGTGTGCAGGGCCCACACCAAGGTCGCCGTCCTCACCTCACCGGGCGCCGGCCCCGCCGAACTCGGCCTGCTCCTGGAGGGCGTCCACCGCACCTTCGTCATCTGCGAGGAACTCGGCACCGAGCGCGAACAGGTCACCGTCGTCACCTCCGACAAGGCGGCCGACCACACCTGGCGCGACCCCAACGTCGTCATCGTCATCGGCGGTGCCGCCGGCCCGGGCGTCGCAGGCGAGAGCGGCGGTTGGATCGCCGGACGCGACCCGGGGACCGGCCCGCGCGGCTGGGCGCTGCCGGCCAAGGCGTACGGCGGCGCCCTCGGCGAAGGAGAAACGGATCTTCTGCGGGCCGCCCAACTCGCCCGCCTCGGCCCGCGCGTCGGCGACCTCGTGTGGGACATCGGGTGCGGCAGCGGCGCCTTCGCCACGGACGCCGCCCGCGCGGGCGCCGCCGTCATCGCAGTGGACCGCGACCCCAAGGCCTGCGCCCGTACGGAGGCCTCGGCGCGCCGCCATGGGGTCCAGCTCCAGATCGTGCACGGCGCCGCCCCCCTCATCCTCGAGAACCTCCCCGAACCGGACGTCGTCCGGGTCGGCGGCGGGGGAGCGGCCGTCGTCTCCGCGGTCGCCGACCGCCGCCCGCAGCGCATCGTCACGCATGCCGTCAACCGCGACACGGCCGAACTCGTGGGCCGCGACCTGACGGAGCACGGCTACCGCGTCGAGTGCGCCCTGATGCAGTCCGTCGAACTCGACACCCGGGACTGGACGGAGACGGAGCGGAGCGTGGCGTTCCTGCTCAGCGGGGTCCTTATGGAACGCAACCCGTGATCCGGTTGTCGTACCGCGCGCGGTAGGCTGGCCGATCGTTGTACCGCACGCCGTGGTCCGGAAGTTCGTTCGTCAATGTCCGGAAAGCGCGCCCGTTTTGGGGTGAGTGTGGTACGGCAGAACCGGAGGATGCGCAACGTGGCGCAGTCCACAGCGGGCCGTCGCGGATCAAGCTGTCGTGACGGGGGAACGACCGCGACAATGCCACTGAATGGCTTTGTCGCCTTTTACGGGCGGGTCGTTCGTGCCGCTGGGCACGCACGCTCGTTCTTCACTGTGGGGCGGTCGGTGCGCCGCTCCGGGTGAGCTGGTCGTAGAAGCACTAACCGATGGGCGAGGGGTACGCATGACGGACACCGGCCAGGTCCCGGGCGAGGGACTGCCGGAGAGCGTAGGCACGGTGGAACAGCCGGGCGTCTCCGCGCCCGGCGCGTACACCTACCTCTCCGAGACCACCGCCGAGGACGAAGACCTGTTGCTGCTGCCGGGCGCCCAGAGCGCATGGGGCAACGAGGTGGCCCCGCCGGCGCCGGAACCGGTGGTCGAGACGGTCCACGAGCCCGGGCCCCACGAGATGGCCGGCCGCGACAGCGGCTCGGTGGACCTCGGTGGCGTCCGCCTGCCCAACCCCATGCCTCCGCCCACGCAGGTGCCGCCGCGCCGCCCCCTGCACCTCGGGCCGCCGATTCCGGACACCTCCGCGAGCCCGGTCCGCTCCCTCGCGGACCGCGGGCCCGCGGGAGCGCCGTTCCGGCATCCCGGTCCGCCCACGACCGGTCCGGAGTACCTCGACGTCCCGCAGTCACAGGAGATGCCCCCGCAGGGGGCGGCGCCGTGGGGCGCGCATGCCATGGTCCAGGCGCCGGTGAGCGCCGGGGCGGCGCCCGCGGAAGCGGTTGCTCCGGCAGCGGAACCGCAGGCCGAGCCGGTGGGCGTGGCCCAGGCGGCCGTGGCCCGGGTGGCGACCGAGGCGGTGGCGGCGACGGCCTCGCAGCCGGCGCAGACCGGCCAGGAGGGTGCGTACGCCGCGGCGGTCCCGCAGCACGGCGAGGCGCTGTACGCCGCCGAGGGCGGCGGCCCGTCCGGGGCCACGTCCGGCCCGGAGGCCATGGTCGGGACGGGCGGTGTGGACCCGGTCGGGGGAGCGGGGCAGGTTCCCGGGGCCGGTGTGGTGGCGGAGAGTGGTCCCGCTGTCGGCGCGGCCGCTGATGCCGGGCAGCCCACGGGCCAGGGAGTGGCCGGCGTTCCGGCTCAGGCTGCCGGTGAGGGCGGCCCCGCGGGCGCCGCACAGTCGGCCCACGTCGCTGCCGTGGGGCAACCGGCCGACGTTGCTGCCGCGGGGCAACCGGCCGACGTCGCCGCCGGGCAACCGGCCGTCGTCGCAGCCGCCGACGCCGGGCAGGTTCCCGGAGCCGCCGTTCCCGTTCCCGACGCGGGTCCGGCTCCCCAAGCGGCTGCCCCGACCGAGCGGGCGCAGGCCGCCGAGACGACCGACCGGACGCAGACCCCCGAAACCGCCGCCCCGGTCGACCCGGATCAGGCCTCCGGAGCCGCGCAGGCGCCGGAGACCGGCGCAGTCCCGGCGAGCGTGCAGGCCCCGGAGACCGGCACAGTCCCCGAGACAGTGCAGTCGCCGGAGTCGCCCCCGCCCCCGACTGCGCAGGCCCCTGAACCCGTCGCACCGGCGAACGCCGAGGCCCCCGAGGCGGTCGTACCCGTGAGCGCCCCGGCATCCGAGGCGGTTGCCCCCGAGAACGCGCAGGTGCCGGAAGCGGCCGCCCCCGGCACCACGCCCGTCCCGGCGCGCGTCGACGTCACGCAGGCGCAGCAACCCGCGGACTCCCCGGCCCCCGCCGAGGTCCCCTCCGCCGC includes these proteins:
- a CDS encoding methionine ABC transporter permease is translated as MTWTDFSEMQPLLSQACGDTLYMVGWSTLVAVAGGLPLGILLVLTDRGGLLQNVFASKVIGQVVNIARSMPFIILMVALMSFTRWVTGTTIGREAAIVPLAIGAVPFFARLVETAVREVDGGLVEAVQSMGGNTWTVVRKVLVPESLPSLVSSTTTTIVALIGYSAMAGTVGAGGLGDIAIRYGYQRFEAELMWITVAILAVVISVIQFAGDYAARALHRRGGSGPAPRLRLLKTKAV
- a CDS encoding MetQ/NlpA family ABC transporter substrate-binding protein, whose translation is MRNTAKITTAVLAAGALTLGLTACGADKDSGSAGAGSTLTVAATPTPQGEILTYIKDNLAQQAGLELEVKEFTDYVTPNTAVQQGEVDANYFQHQPYLDDFNNKNGTDIVAVPGATVHLEPLGLYSQGVKKLADLKKGATVALPNDTTNEARALKLLEANGVIGLKAGVGYEATPKDVTSNPRNLKFRELEAAQLPRSLSDVDAAVINGNYALEADLSPARDALVAESANGNPYANFLAVKKGNEDDPRVQKLAKLLTSPEVKKFIEDKYDGAVVPAF
- a CDS encoding GNAT family N-acetyltransferase; this translates as MTSTFPNISISTERLVLRPLDEDDVTALAEMMNDEQVVAWTSVPQPFTEDHARRCITEYAPTERAAGRGLDLAVTEFLTQRLVGLIQLGSTSWHVRSTELSYVIAPWARGEGYASEASLATAQWLFTDQKFERIELRTAADNTAAQQVAQKIGCISEGVLRNACIARTRADDDTWAEVRTDFIVWSLLPEDLEGAGEQLAESSGFTSYTDWN
- the cbiE gene encoding precorrin-6y C5,15-methyltransferase (decarboxylating) subunit CbiE: MADRVTVIGWDGSPLTAAARAALGAATLVAGAAHHLALPEVPPTAERIRLGSVALAARRIAAHRGSAVVLADGDPGFFGVVRTLRAPEFGLEIEVVPAVSSVAAAFARAGMPWDDAQVVVAHRRTLRRAVNVCRAHTKVAVLTSPGAGPAELGLLLEGVHRTFVICEELGTEREQVTVVTSDKAADHTWRDPNVVIVIGGAAGPGVAGESGGWIAGRDPGTGPRGWALPAKAYGGALGEGETDLLRAAQLARLGPRVGDLVWDIGCGSGAFATDAARAGAAVIAVDRDPKACARTEASARRHGVQLQIVHGAAPLILENLPEPDVVRVGGGGAAVVSAVADRRPQRIVTHAVNRDTAELVGRDLTEHGYRVECALMQSVELDTRDWTETERSVAFLLSGVLMERNP
- a CDS encoding methionine ABC transporter ATP-binding protein, whose translation is MITTTGLTKIYRADRSRGREVTALDGVDLHVREGEVYGVIGRSGAGKSSLIRCVNLLERPTAGTVTVAGQDLTALAGRGPRAGKELRQARSRIGMVFQHFNLLSSRTVQDNVELPLEILGISGRARSRKALELLDLVGLAGKAKAYPAQLSGGQKQRVGIARALAGDPKVLLSDEATSALDPETTRSILQLLRDLNRQLGLTVLLITHEMDVVKSICDSAALMEQGRIVESGTISELLATPGSELASALFPVAGAATDDDRTVVDVTFQGEAATQPVISQLSRTYNIDISILGAAIDTVGGLQVGRMRIELPGRYEDNVVPIGSLREKGLQIDVVGEPLLVKEGAK